The Bacteroidales bacterium genomic sequence ACCTACTTTAGCCTCAGTCGTCAATTCCATTGCTGTAATTAAAAACCCATTGCCGGGATTCGAAAGAATTGCGGTGGCTGAAGTGGAAACCTCCTCAGGTTTGTATCCCTTCTGGGCGATTATGTTGGAGAGTGCCATTGAGAAACAGGCTGCGTGGGCTGCTGCCACCAGCTCTTCGGGATTTGTACCTTTCCCGTTCTCAAACCGGGATGCAAAAGTGTAATTGGCTGTCAAATTCGCTGTGGTGAGTTTCACTTCACCG encodes the following:
- a CDS encoding OsmC family protein, which codes for MKNTATAKWQGDLKNGNGEVKLTTANLTANYTFASRFENGKGTNPEELVAAAHAACFSMALSNIIAQKGYKPEEVSTSATAILSNPGNGFLITAMELTTEAKVGGIDQKTFLELANEAKANCPISKTLSSVNITLKANLK